The genomic stretch CTGAATCTTCCAGAGAGCGCCCCCGTTCGGCGCGATGGCGTGGACGGTGCCCGCGAGGTCACCCACCACCACGGTCCCGTCGCTGAGTTCGGCGGCGGACGCGGCGACCGGCGCCCCGGTCGGGTAGGTCCAGGCGTCCTCGCCGCTCGTCTTCACGGCATAGACGTTGCCGTCGTAGCTGCCGACGACGACGAGGTTGCCGCTCGTCACGATGGGGCTGGCGTTCACGAAGAGGCCGGTGGGCCGCACCCAGCGCTGTTTGCCGTCGGGGGCGACGGAGTAGATGCGGCGGTCGCCGGAGCCGAAGTAGACGTTGCCCGCGGCGTCGAGCGCGGGGCTGCTGAAGACGGTGGACCCGGCGCGGAAGGTCCACTTGAGCTCGCCGTCCGGCGTGAGGGCGTGGAGCGAATTGTTCTGCCCGCCGAAGTAGATCGTGCCGTCCGCCGCCACCGCCGGGCTGCTGAAGACGGGCGAGCCCACCTTGAAGGTCCAGAGGGTCTGACCCTGGGGCGAGAGCGCGTACACGCTGCCCCCCGCGGTGGCGACGATCACGCTGCCGTCGGGGCGCAGGGCGGGGCTGGCGAAGAGGTCGCCGTCGAGCTTGACCTTCCACAGCAGCTTGCCCGTGGGGTCGAGGGCGTACACAGAATCGTCGTACGAGGCGGCGATTACCGTGCCCTGCGGGGTCACGACCGGGTGGGCGCGGCCCAGGTCGCCGACCGCGAAGTTCCACTGCTCGGTGCCGCGCGCGTCGGTGCAGTGGACCCGGGCGTCGGAGCCCACGAAGATCAGGTCGCCGCCCTCGGTGACCGCGATGCTGGAGACGACCTTGAGGTCACCCAGTGCGGTGACCTGTGGGGCGGTGGGCGAGGTTTGGGCGAGGGCGGCGCCGACGGTGAAGGAGAGGAGGGAGAGGGAGAGGGCCAGGGTTTTCCTCATGTGAAGGTAAGCTCCTTTACAGTCCCTTTACGGGCTCTTTACCGGGCAAGGGGGTCGGTGGACGCCCGCAAGGCTAGCGTCTTAAGATGCGACTCGCTATGAAAAAGATTCTCATGCTGACCGCGTTCGCGCTCGCTGGCCTCGCCGCCGCGCAGGACACCACAACGCAACCTGCGCAGCCTGCCGACACGAGCACGACCCAGACCGACACCAGCACCACCACCGACACCAGCACCACCCAGACGGATACGAGCACCACCCAGACGGGCACGACGACGACCACCCAGACGGTCACCGCCGCCCCCGCCACCGAGGTGGACCCCACCACCCTGAGCGCGACCGAGAACTTCACCCGCGCCCAGGAGCTCGCGGTGCAGGCCGACGTGGCCTACCCGGTGCCCTTCTTCGACCGCACCCTCTGGAAGGCGTCCGTGACCCACGCCTTCTACGCGGCGAACCAGGAGGCGACCAACCGCGACTACCAGGCGTACCTCGCGCAGCTCTACACCAAGACCCAGTGGTGGATTAACGCCTACAACGCCTGGAGCCGTCTGGGCAACCTCAGCGACCAGGAGCGCCAGCTCGCGTCCCTCAGCGCCGCCAAGCTCGCCTACATCGCCCTCCAGCGCGGCGACCGCGACACCGCCCGCCGCTATGTGCAGCAGGGCCAGGCCTGGGCCGACAGCCCCAGCCTCCAGTCGATCCAGCGCCGCCTGTAAACGCGAAGTCCATCCATACGCCCTCCTTCGTGGGGGGCGTTTTGCTTGGTTCGTGGGGCCCGAGGATCGCCTCATACTTTGCACTCTCCTTCCAAAGCGCTTGACGGTAGGCGCATCACCCTGAACGAAGTGAAGGTTCTCCTCCGGCACCGGCATGTTGGAGAAGCTTCGTTGCCCTCTGCCACGCAGCTTTGCGAGTCCGCATGACAGCGTTCTTACGCAGGCGCTCTAGACTCCCCCATGCACGTCCTCGTCCTCTCCGACACCCACGGCCTGCTGCGCCCGGAGGTGCTGGCACTGGTGCGAGAGGCGGATGCCGTGCTGCACGCGGGCGACGTGGGGAAGGTGGAGGTGCTGACGGCCCTGCGGGAGGCGAACCCCGGTCCCGTCCACACCGTGCGCGGCAACGTGGACCGCACGCCGCCCCTGTCCGAGTTGCCGGAGACGCTGCTGGTCGAACTGGAGGGGGTGGGTATCTACCTGCTGCACGACCTGAACGACCTCGACCTCTCCCCCGGCGCGGCGGGCGTCCAGATCGTCGTCAGCGGGCACACCCACCAGCCGAAGGTGGAGGAGCGGGGCGGCGTGACGTACCTCAATCCCGGCTCGGTCGGCCCGCGCCGTTTCTCGCTGCCGGTGGCGTGCGCGTGGGTGCATCTGGTGAGGGCGGGTGGCATTCGAGTGGAGCCGTTGACGCTGGATGTTTGAGATACAGACTTACAAAGCGGTGATCCATTGAAGGTTGATCTTATTTTCGGCCCACACTTCTTGAGCCGACACCGCGAATGTCGAAAGTTCAATGTCTTCATGAATAGGACTGAAGTCGGCGACCAATCCGCCACTATTTAGGCTTAGTGTCATGCCGCTGCTTGACACAATATTGGTCGTACGATCCTCTCTCAGTAAGAGCGACGTGACGCCGCGAAAATCAAGAAGTACCCATCCCCAGCCTTCCTGGGACTCCTGATCCTTCGCCTCGATTTCCACGATCAATCGGCCCATCGATGCACCACCTTCAAACGACAGCTCAAGTCGCCTGACAAGGGCATCGTTAAATTCAGCAGGCCGGGCAAGAAGGGCCGTGAGGTTGTCCGGAGTCAGGCGGTACATGATGCCCTATCGTGCCCTGTCGTCTGCCACTGCCCCAGGATGCATCAGGCTCACAGACAGGGGCCGGTGGTAGCCTCCTCCCATGACCGCCTCCGCCCCCGCCCTGATCCCCGTGGTCGGCACGCTGCACGCCCTCCAGGTGCCCATCCCCTACCCGATGAAGACCGTGACGGTATTAATCGATGCGCCGCGGGGGGGCCCCGTCACCCTGATCGACACGGCGCTCGACACGCCGGAAGCGCGGCAGGCCATCGAGGACGGGCTCGCCGCCTTCGGGCTGCACTGGCCCGACGTGGAGCGGGTGATCGTGACCCATCACCACCCCGACCACTACGGGCTGGCGGGCGTGGTCGAGGAACGCAGCGGCGCGGCGGTGCAGATGCTCGACGTGGAAATCGGGCGCGGCGAGCGGTACTGGCATCTGTGGGAGGAGTGGCTCCCCGGCCACATCAAGCACATGCAGGACCACGGCCTCCCCCCCAAGCTGATCGAGACGCTGGAGCACGACAGCCGCCGGGGCAAGGCGCGCGTCCACCCGGCGAGCCGCGTTCAACCCCTGCGCGAGGGCCAGCACGTCCCCCTGGCGGGCGGGGAGTGGGAGGTGCTGTGGCTCCCCGGCCACGCCGACGGGCACCTGGGGCTGTGGAACGAGGACGAGGGCACGCTCATCGCCGGGGACGCCATCCTGCCGCGCATCAGCCCGAATGTGGGCCTGTACGCCTACACGCGGCCCGATCCGCTCGGCGACTACCTTCAGACGCTCGGCAAGCTGGAGGCGCTCAACCCGGCACGGGCGGTCGTCGGGCACCACGGCCCCGTCATGGAGGGGGTGCAGGCCCGCGCCCGGGAATTGCGGGGACACCACCACGAGCGGCTGGACTTCATCCGCGCGGAGGCCGAGAACGAGCCGCGCGACGCCTACCGCCTCTCCCTCGCCATGTTCCCGCGCGACCTGAACACCGCCGGGCGCCGCTTCGCCCTCGCCGAGACGCTGGCGCACGCCGAACACCTGCACCTGCTGGGGCAACTGGCGCGGACGTGGCAGGGCGGGGCGTGGGTGTACCACGCGTAAGGGAGGTCGCGG from Deinococcus planocerae encodes the following:
- a CDS encoding metallophosphoesterase family protein, whose amino-acid sequence is MHVLVLSDTHGLLRPEVLALVREADAVLHAGDVGKVEVLTALREANPGPVHTVRGNVDRTPPLSELPETLLVELEGVGIYLLHDLNDLDLSPGAAGVQIVVSGHTHQPKVEERGGVTYLNPGSVGPRRFSLPVACAWVHLVRAGGIRVEPLTLDV
- a CDS encoding MBL fold metallo-hydrolase, translated to MTASAPALIPVVGTLHALQVPIPYPMKTVTVLIDAPRGGPVTLIDTALDTPEARQAIEDGLAAFGLHWPDVERVIVTHHHPDHYGLAGVVEERSGAAVQMLDVEIGRGERYWHLWEEWLPGHIKHMQDHGLPPKLIETLEHDSRRGKARVHPASRVQPLREGQHVPLAGGEWEVLWLPGHADGHLGLWNEDEGTLIAGDAILPRISPNVGLYAYTRPDPLGDYLQTLGKLEALNPARAVVGHHGPVMEGVQARARELRGHHHERLDFIRAEAENEPRDAYRLSLAMFPRDLNTAGRRFALAETLAHAEHLHLLGQLARTWQGGAWVYHA
- a CDS encoding PQQ-binding-like beta-propeller repeat protein — its product is MRKTLALSLSLLSFTVGAALAQTSPTAPQVTALGDLKVVSSIAVTEGGDLIFVGSDARVHCTDARGTEQWNFAVGDLGRAHPVVTPQGTVIAASYDDSVYALDPTGKLLWKVKLDGDLFASPALRPDGSVIVATAGGSVYALSPQGQTLWTFKVGSPVFSSPAVAADGTIYFGGQNNSLHALTPDGELKWTFRAGSTVFSSPALDAAGNVYFGSGDRRIYSVAPDGKQRWVRPTGLFVNASPIVTSGNLVVVGSYDGNVYAVKTSGEDAWTYPTGAPVAASAAELSDGTVVVGDLAGTVHAIAPNGGALWKIQTGRKIDTPVAVSDQGTLYFSGEGGALNAIQKQRPLADGPWTSFRNVPTGWGRVLTAPEATARTAAK